One genomic region from Gemmatimonadales bacterium encodes:
- a CDS encoding TetR family transcriptional regulator produces MATRDTIVDAACACLVSSGLGRVTVGAVARTARVSTALVHYHFATKRRLLAAAAAALARRRAEGRAAALAGAPGLAGLDALWSSLGGNAERTGSDLVLLGRQDHEARAALLSERGRERVRIGAALPRWLAGLGARPGIPAEDLAATVCTFLDGAAAALAAGAPAADVRASYDAFWLALVALAQSAGAR; encoded by the coding sequence ATGGCCACGCGCGATACCATTGTCGACGCCGCCTGCGCCTGCCTGGTGTCCTCCGGACTTGGCCGGGTGACAGTCGGCGCCGTCGCCAGGACTGCCCGGGTCTCGACGGCGCTCGTCCACTACCACTTCGCCACCAAGCGCAGACTGCTGGCGGCCGCCGCCGCCGCTCTGGCACGACGGCGCGCCGAGGGCCGGGCAGCCGCGCTGGCCGGAGCGCCGGGTCTGGCCGGCCTCGACGCCCTGTGGTCGAGCCTCGGCGGCAACGCGGAGCGGACGGGGTCCGACCTCGTCCTGCTCGGGCGTCAGGATCACGAGGCCCGGGCCGCCCTGCTCTCGGAGCGCGGCCGCGAGCGGGTCCGGATCGGCGCGGCGCTGCCGCGGTGGCTGGCCGGGCTCGGAGCCCGGCCGGGGATCCCGGCCGAGGATCTTGCCGCAACCGTGTGCACGTTCTTGGACGGCGCCGCCGCCGCGCTCGCAGCAGGCGCGCCCGCGGCGGACGTCAGAGCTTCCTACGATGCTTTCTGGCTCGCCCTCGTCGCGCTTGCTCAGTCGGCGGGCGCCCGGTGA
- a CDS encoding DMT family transporter — translation MVHLAMIAVQFFFASMTIVAKFVLPSISPAGIVFFRVTGAALAFGLFQRACVREQVSDRRDLATFAGLAVLGVVMNQLLFLEGVKRTTAINTNILVTTMPAFTLAIALALGRERATWPKIGGIVLAAIGAVYLIGPDRIRLDPTTTLGNALVACNTASYGAYLVLSKKMLERYHPVTVVTHVFLFGAVIVTPIGLVALRDVDLTAVPPRALLGLAYIVICASLLAYYLSIWALQRTTSSLVAMYVYLQPVMTIIGAPLILGEHLTIRSAIAAVVIFAGLALAAWSEPRSGRSLGTAFRPPAEGV, via the coding sequence ATGGTGCATCTGGCCATGATCGCGGTGCAGTTCTTTTTCGCCTCCATGACCATCGTGGCCAAGTTCGTGCTGCCCAGCATCTCGCCGGCCGGCATCGTGTTCTTCCGGGTCACCGGGGCAGCGCTCGCCTTCGGCCTGTTCCAGCGGGCGTGCGTTCGCGAACAGGTGAGCGACCGGAGAGACCTCGCGACGTTCGCGGGACTGGCGGTCCTCGGTGTCGTCATGAACCAGCTGCTGTTCCTGGAGGGCGTGAAGCGCACGACCGCCATCAACACGAACATCCTGGTCACGACCATGCCGGCCTTCACGCTGGCGATCGCCTTGGCGCTGGGACGGGAGCGCGCGACGTGGCCGAAGATCGGCGGGATCGTCCTCGCGGCGATCGGCGCCGTGTACCTGATCGGACCCGACCGGATCCGGCTCGATCCCACGACGACGCTCGGCAACGCGCTGGTGGCCTGCAACACGGCGTCCTACGGTGCCTACCTGGTCCTCTCCAAGAAGATGCTCGAGCGCTACCACCCGGTCACGGTCGTGACGCACGTATTCCTGTTCGGGGCCGTGATCGTCACGCCGATCGGCCTGGTGGCGCTGCGGGACGTGGATCTGACCGCGGTGCCGCCACGCGCGCTGCTCGGGCTCGCCTACATCGTGATCTGTGCGTCGCTGCTGGCCTACTATCTCTCCATCTGGGCGCTGCAGCGCACCACATCGAGCCTGGTGGCGATGTACGTGTACCTGCAGCCGGTGATGACGATCATCGGCGCGCCACTGATCCTCGGCGAGCACCTGACGATTCGCTCCGCTATCGCCGCCGTGGTCATCTTCGCGGGACTGGCCCTGGCAGCGTGGAGCGAGCCGCGCTCCGGTCGCTCCCTCGGCACGGCGTTTCGTCCACCGGCCGAGGGCGTGTAG